TATTGTGAGAGACTTGAAGAGTTATTATCCTATACAAACTTCAATTGGATGTGTCGATGAGGCTTACAGTAAGTCAACAGAAATCCATTGCTTGGATCCACTAGGTCGACGCTTAGAGGGAGGGTGGCCATTGCTTCAGGGCTACCAGTACTAGATGTTTTCGGTGAATCAGGGCCCAGTCCCGCTAGTGCATTGGGTTCTGCGGGGACATTTGCGACATTGCTGGTCCAGTCGAATTGCTCCTCGGAAGAGCCACCACGGACAAAGGACGGTGAGCATTTATGCTGCGGGAGATCACCCAGCCATTTGCTGCACGCCCAGTTAGTATGGTCACCTTAGGCGAAACCATCATCAAAGGAAAAACATACCCACCCTGAGGTGAATTTTCCCCTTGCCAGGCTATCTTACCTTGACTACCCCCATCGCGGAACCGGTAGCggaccccaagcccactGCATGGTATGCCTCTGGACGCACATTTACCACAGCATGGCTGGACGCGGTCGCAATGGATTCGGCGCTGGGAGCATTCATAGCAGCCTGCGCACATATCCGGTCAGAGAACCACAGTATATCTGGAACGTCTGATTCCATCTATGCGCACCTTTTACCTTCGGAACGTACCGACGTTTTTGACGGGGCATATTGACACTTGGGTCTGAACGTTTTGATTGAACAATAAGAACATTGAATCAAAGCATCATTGACAATAAGCCAGGTTAGATAGGCAGGTAAAAGCTACTAGTAGGCCTAATATGCAGCAAGAGAAACGGAGCGACCTTATCGAGAATGGCGGGGTAACTCCGATATTCGTGATTGATTACTCAAGTTCAAGTCTGGTTCATTCGTTAAATAACTCGCACTTGACCAAAGGTTTGCACGTTCACGAATGTCATCAAGTGGGAGGGAACTTGCCTGTAGGGTGTCACTAGTTGCTAGATAATGTCATTCTTATCTAGATTTGATAGTGATTGGTTTTTCTGTGCATCTGGCGCGGTTGTTGGTCGTAAAGAGACAACGAAGTCGGCGAACTTGATTCAAGATCCACGAGTTGCTGGCCAATCTGCCATTTTGGGCTTAGCTGGACAGACGTGCTCTCATTCAACTTGCCTATTCTGGTTAGATCCTTCCCCGCATATCAAGTGACACTCCCCAGGATTCAATCCGAAGATCTGCCAACAAGTAGTATATCTACTAATTGAGACCCTCCACTCATGGTTGATCGCAGTTTGTTTGGATATCACGTTCCGTATACGCACATAATGGCTCTCTATCATCTCCGTATCCACAAAGGAAATGACAATCTTCCGTGTTCCCATTCAACCTTATAGAGAGCCACGTGGTAGACGTACATACAAGGACTAACAATAGCGAGCTCCAGTCAAATTCATTATATTTAAAGCAAATATGCCGCTAACCTCCGATTCTCATCGCTTCGACATCAGTTCGCTGCTCGTCCTACTCAACAGATACTCCCGAAGGTCAACAAGTCAAAACAATGCAGAACTCGGTCAAACCTCCAGAAGTACTGCTGATCATAGCTCCATGGGATCTCTCAGTGTCCTTCCTCGAACGTCTACCAACGATTAGTCCCGGAATCCGAGTAATCACCTTTAAATGTAACATGCAGGACATGGAGAGGCCCCGAGCGATATCTCAGGAGACCTGGAACTCAGTCACTATTCGTCTCACACGGAACTACCTcccaggaaaagaacagaTTCCCAATTTGCGATACATACAATTTCACACTGCCGGTTGCAACCACATCGCAGACACATCTCTTTTTGAGGACAGCGATGTATCATTCGGTACAGCGAACGGTGTTCACCCGCAGGTGGTTGCTTGGGTTCTCTCTGGACGCAAGCTGACAACGCGCAGTTCACAAATCGCCGAATGGGTCGTTACTACTTTACTCGGTTTCCAACATCATTGTAATCGCTTCGTGGATTCCTCTGCAATCAGTGCGAATTAATCTTTGAGAACTAACTAGTATTCGAACACTGGGACAATCAGAAACGTGAAACGTAGGCTACACCTGAAACAGACGAAGACACGGAGGATGCTGTCGGTTTACGAATGTGCGTACACCACCCATCGGTGGGAATGAAAGATAGGGTTCTCTTATCGTGTATAGGGTGCACTGGGCGTCAGTGCGCACGCTTAGCGAATGCGCTCGGGATGGACGTTCATGCTTTTACCCTACACGAACGGCCGACTCCAGAGTCTAAGGGTGATCATTCGTACGTTGAGGCGGGAATGGATGATCCCAACGGCGACATTCCATCCCGATGGTACCATGGCTGCGATCAGTTAAATGAGTTCCTTGCCGGTCTTGATCTACTGGCTATTACTCTACCCCTTACCTCGCTAACCTGGAGCATGATCGCTCGTGAACAGTTCCAAACTCTCGGGAAGCGGAATGCCTTCGTCAGCAACGTTGGACAGGGTCCAATCGTGAACAATGATGACCTCGTGGATGCTTTGAATAACGGGAAGATCAGAGGAGCTGCGGTTGATGTCACGGACCCCGAACCATTACCTGCGGGGCATCCACtgtggaaggcgaagaatgTCATCACTACCATGAGCGAGTTCTGAAGGTTTTGGCTCGCACTCTTAAGAATATTGCGGAAGGAAAAGAGCTTATCAACAAGGTAAATAAATCGCTAGGCTACTAGGTGAATCTCAATGGATATCATTCGTGCCCTTCAAAGCTCCAGGCCGCGGTTTCGACAATGCGTTCAGCTCCAACACTGAGGTCAAGAGTCAAATGTATGGCATTCTGGAGTATGGAGTACATTAGTCAAAATCTTCTGATCATGCCAGCGGCCAGCCTCCAACTATCGTCTTCATCTGTAGGGTCCCGTACAGCTAACCTCCAAAAGTAGACCATCCAACGAACCCTCACTAAACCAGCCAATAATACCACTAAAAATCCCCTTTCTGTCCTGTCAACAAACCACATGCACGTTATGTCAAATCATATTTCCAAAGtccttttcccctttacCCATGTCTTTAACTAGCCTACGTATTAGTGTTTaaggagaaaaaagacgagaaaaagaattaaaattaaaattaaaacATCATCCACATTCAGcctcaaaaacaaaaataggAAAACCAAACCTCGGTTCCGGAGAAACATCCCCGCCAAGGGCCAGACAGAAACTCGTGCCCACGCCTAGTGTGAAAGCAGTAATCGAACAAGAAACTATTGAACTATATTCATGGTCCATCACAAACCAAAGCTTGTTCGCCTCCACATCTCACTTTCTCACGTTCGTTCTGGTTacattggttttcttgaaGTGGCCACTGGGGCTATATTTATCCTTTTGCTTTATATTACGGAGTCATTCTGAATACCTAcccagtactccgtaatacTTATCTGACGGTTAAATTAAATTGTTGAGATATTTAGGCAGGGAAGCTTGTTGCCTGTGGTTAATTACTTGGTTAGATTAATGTTCTAATCCGGATCGATGATAGGTGAATGAGTATTTGGATGGATATCGGATTAATTACATCCTGGTTAATAACGGCCTGGGAGCTGAGATCCTTTCATTGTTTATGCTAGTTTATTGACAGTGTTGCATTCAGCTTGTACCACCGAGAACTCAGCCCCAAGCTCCTCCTATCC
This window of the Aspergillus oryzae RIB40 DNA, chromosome 8 genome carries:
- a CDS encoding uncharacterized protein (predicted protein), producing MQNSVKPPEVLLIIAPWDLSVSFLERLPTISPGIRVITFKCNMQDMERPRAISQETWNSVTIRLTRNYLPGKEQIPNLRYIQFHTAGCNHIADTSLFEDSDVSFGTANGVHPQVVAWVLSGRKLTTRSSQIAEWVVTTLLGFQHHYEDTEDAVGLRMCVHHPSVGMKDRVLLSCIGCTGRQCARLANALGMDVHAFTLHERPTPESKGDHSYVEAGMDDPNGDIPSRWYHGCDQLNEFLAGLDLLAITLPLTSLTWSMIAREQFQTLGKRNAFVSNVGQGPIVNNDDLVDALNNGKIRGAAVDVTDPEPLPAGHPLWKAKNVITTMSEF